A genomic window from Lotus japonicus ecotype B-129 chromosome 1, LjGifu_v1.2 includes:
- the LOC130727641 gene encoding tryptophan--tRNA ligase, chloroplastic/mitochondrial, whose product MRVSHFAVSSSFAPSLSCASTLLRSRLRTPSIRCCTTLSATSSETQTPATTSVKKRVVSGVQPTGSVHLGNYLGAIKNWVALQHAYDTLFLIVDLHAITLPYDAQQLSKATRSTAAIYLACGVDPSKASVFVQSHVRAHVELMWLLSSTAPIGWLNKMIQFKEKSRKAGDEEVGVALLTYPVLMASDILLYQSDLVPVGEDQKQHLELTRDLAGRVNNLYGGRKWKKLGGRGGTIFKVPDPLIPPAGARIMSLTDGLSKMSKSAPSDQSRINILDPKDLIANKIKRCKTDSIPGMEFDNPERPECNNLLSIYQIISGKTKEEVVQECQNMNWGTFKPLLTDALIDHLQPIQVRYEEIMSDSGYLDEVLAKGARNAAEIADATLQNVYQAMGFLRRQG is encoded by the exons ATGCGTGTCTCTCATTTCGCGGTTTCTTCATCCTTCGCACCTTCACT GTCTTGTGCTTCAACCCTTCTTCGTTCTCGCCTCAGAACCCCAAGCATTCGTTGCTGTACAACTCTATCTGCAACTTCTTCCGAGACGCAAACTCCCGCTACAACTTCTGTAAA GAAGCGGGTAGTGTCGGGAGTTCAGCCCACAGGCTCAGTTCACCTCGGAAACTATCTCGGTGCTATCAAGAATTGGGTTGCACTTCAG CATGCATATGATACACTTTTCTTAATTGTGGACCTTCATGCG ATTACATTGCCTTATGATGCACAACAATTATCTAAGGCTACAAGGTCAACTGCAGCCATTTATCTAGCATGTGGGGTGGATCCTTCAAAG GCCTCAGTATTTGTACAGTCTCATGTTCGCGCACATGTAGAATTGATGTGGCTGCTAAGTTCCACAGCACCAATTGGTTGGCTGAACAAAATGATTCAGTTTAAAGAGAAATCTCGCAAGGCG GGAGACGAAGAAGTTGGAGTTGCCCTTTTGACTTATCCTGTTCTGATGGCTTCTGATATACTTCTATATCAG TCTGATTTGGTCCCTGTTGGGGAAGATCAAAAGCAGCATTTGGAGTTGACCCGTGACTTGGCAGGGCGGGTTAATAATTTATATGGAGGACGAAAGTGGAAGAAATTGGGCGG CCGAGGTGGTACTATATTTAAG GTTCCAGATCCCCTTATACCTCCAGCTGGAGCCCGGATTATGTCCCTAACTGATGGCCTGTCCaag ATGTCAAAGTCTGCACCTTCCGATCAATCCAGAATCAATATTCTTGATCCTAAAGAT CTTATAGCAAACAAGATCAAACGTTGCAAAACTGATTCAATTCCAGG CATGGAATTCGACAATCCTGAGAGGCCTGAATGTAATAATCTTCTCTCCATATATCAGATCATTTCTGGAAAGACAAAAGAG GAAGTTGTGCAGGAATGCCAAAACATGAACTGGGGTACATTCAAACCTCTTTTAACCGATGCCTTGATTGATCATTTGCAACCCATTCAG GTTCGCTATGAGGAAATCATGTCTGATTCAGGTTATTTAGATGAAGTTTTGGCAAAGGGAGCTAGAAATGCAGCAGAAATAGCAGATGCCACACTTCAAAATGTTTACCAAGCAATGGGATTTTTGAGGAGACAGGGATAA
- the LOC130727642 gene encoding uncharacterized protein LOC130727642, with the protein MIYYQCLIITTRVPLAISITVKRHDIDGALGILRWVMPLFEHINDSIFLNVSIFTAFVFVLLLATIGSISANLNSVPILDGTNFKDWKENMEIVLGCMDLDLALRVEKPVSPTESSTSEQRKDYEKWDRSNRMSLMIIKRGIPEVFRGTISEEIKGAKDFLAEIEKRFAKSDKAETSTLLQNLISMKYQGKGNIREYIMGMSNIASKLKALKLELSDDLLIHLVLLSLPAQFSQFKISYNCQKEKWSLNELISFCVQEEERLKQERKESAHFVSTSKDKGKRKKTVEPKNEAADAPAQKKQKEDDTCYFCNVSGHMKKKCTKYHAWRARKGLPKLPEAK; encoded by the exons ATGATTTATTATCAATGTTTGATCattacaacaagagtaccacTAGCAATTAGTATTACTGTCAAAAGACATGATATTGATGGTGCACTAGGTATCTTGAGATGGGTTATGCCATTATTTGAACATATTAatgattcaatttttcttaatgtgagTATATTTACAGCATTTGTTTTTGTTCTACTTTTAGCAACTATTGGTTCGATATCTGCTAATCTGAATTCGGTTCCGATCCTTGATGGAACAAATTTTAAGGATTGGAAAGAGAACATGGAAATTGTTCTTGGCTGCATGGATCTTGACCTTGCACTAAGGGTGGAGAAACCCGTTTCTCCTACGGAATCTAGTACCTCTGAACAGAGGAAAGATTATGAGAAGTGGGATCGCTCCAATCGCATGAGTCTTATGATCATTAAGCGCGGCATTCCTGAAGTCTTTAGGGGTACTATCTCGGAAGAGATAAAAGGTGCCAAAGATTTCCTTGCTGAAATTGAAAAGCGCTTTGCAAAAAGCGATAAGGCGGAAACAAGTACTCttcttcagaacttgatttcCATGAAATATCAGGGCAAAGGAAATATAAGGGAATACATTATGGGCATGTCAAATATTGCTTCAAAACTTAAGGCGCTAAAGCTTGAGCTGTCGGATGACTTGCTCATTCATTTAGTATTGCTTTCTCTTCCTGCACAATTCAGTCAGTTTAAGATATCTTATAACTGTCAAAAGGAGAAATGGTCTCTTAACGAGCTCATTTCATTTTGTGTGcaagaagaggaaaggttgaagcaagaaaggaaagaaagtgcTCATTTTGTTAGCACCTCTAAAGACAagggcaaaagaaagaaaactgttGAGCCCAAGAATGAAGCTGCAGATGCTCCagcacaaaagaaacagaaagaggATGATACCTGTTACTTTTGCAATGTGTCTGggcatatgaaaaagaaatgtaCTAAATATCACGCTTGGCGTGCAAGGAAAG GGTTGCCTAAGCTACCGGAAGCCAAATGA
- the LOC130711246 gene encoding uncharacterized protein LOC130711246 — MLIDQDLHCWKRDLIELVFSPSTAANIFSIPLGVHGGVDLFHWPGTSDGQYTSKEGYDFMRLLLHRDAASSSSTAKLDPRSWKFFWASRALPRCKETCWRAICGLLPLKESLFRRHVDVDPGCGFCASERENEDHIFLQCPAAKHIWFASQLAIRVDSFTSFQAFWTAVIAMDDDEVLAMAQTVVYAIWEARNKVCFQQGELVVATVLRRVASMLEAAQVRDLARAPSVSLPAKWSKPAPGGGYHQMQL, encoded by the coding sequence ATGCTCATTGACCAGGATTTGCACTGTTGGAAGAGAGATTTGATTGAGCTGGTTTTTAGCCCAAGCACTGCGGCAAACATTTTTTCCATTCCTTTGGGAGTGCATGGGGGTGTTGACTTGTTTCATTGGCCAGGTACAAGTGATGGACAATATACATCAAAAGAGGGATATGACTTCATGCGGTTGTTGTTACACCGTGATGCTGCGTCCTCTTCCTCTACGGCTAAGCTTGATCCAAGGAGCTGGAAGTTCTTTTGGGCATCTCGAGCTTTGCCTCGTTGCAAAGAAACCTGTTGGAGGGCAATTTGTGGTTTGTTGCCGCTGAAGGAGAGCTTGTTCCGGCGCCACGTTGATGTTGATCCAGGTTGCGGTTTCTGTGCTTCGGAGAGGGAGAATGAAGACCATATTTTCCTCCAGTGCCCAGCTGCCAAACACATCTGGTTTGCGTCTCAATTAGCCATCAGAGTGGATTCTTTTACCTCGTTTCAGGCGTTCTGGACAGCAGTGATAGCGATGGATGATGATGAGGTCCTGGCTATGGCTCAAACGGTGGTATATGCGATTTGGGAGGCAAGGAACAAGGTCTGTTTTCAGCAGGGAGAGCTGGTGGTGGCTACGGTTCTCCGTCGTGTGGCTAGTATGTTGGAGGCAGCTCAGGTCCGTGACCTTGCTCGTGCACCCTCGGTTTCTTTGCCAGCAAAATGGAGCAAGCCGGCGCCCGGCGGTGGATATCATCAAATGCAACTTTGA
- the LOC130727643 gene encoding amino acid permease 8-like, whose amino-acid sequence MDTEEEKGHASMRLSSTEVDDDGRTKRTGNVVTATTHIITVVVGAGVLALAWAMAQLGWIAGIAVMVMFACISIYTYNLIADCYRYPDPVTGKRNYTYMQAVHAYLGGKMYVFCGLIQYGKLAGVTIGYTITTSTSLVAIRKAICFHKKGHQAYCKFSNNPYMIAFGILQIFLSQIPNFHKLTFISTIAALSSFGYAFIGSGLSLGVLFSGKGETTRLFGIKVGPELSGEEKVWKVFSALGNIALACSFATVVYDIMDTLKSDPPESIQMKKANVLGITAMTILFLLCGSLGYAAFGDQTPGNILTGFGFYEPHWLVALGNVCIIAHMVGAYQVLAQPLFRIVEMGANLAWPQSTFLNKEYPTKIGFNLNLFKLIWRTIYVIIATIIAMAMPFFNEFLALLGAIGFWPLIVFFPIQMHISQKQIRTLSSKWCVLQMLSLVCFLVSVAAGVSSVRGIMENINKYKLFMYKQ is encoded by the exons ATGGACActgaagaagaaaagggtcaTGCTTCTATGAGACTCTCAAGTACAGAAGTGGATGATGATGGGAGAACCAAGAGAACCG GGAACGTGGTGACAGCTACAACACACATAATAACAGTGGTGGTTGGGGCAGGAGTGTTGGCTCTGGCATGGGCAATGGCTCAGCTAGGATGGATAGCTGGAATTGCAGTGATGGTTATGTTTGCATGCATTTCCATTTACACTTACAATCTCATTGCAGATTGCTACAGATACCCTGACCCTGTCACTGGCAAGAGGAACTACACTTATATGCAGGCCGTTCATGCATACCTTG GTGGGAAAATGTATGTGTTTTGCGGATTGATCCAATATGGGAAGCTGGCTGGGGTTACAATAGGCTATACAATAACTACTTCCACAAGCTTGGT AGCTATAAGGAAAGCCATTTGCTTCCACAAAAAAGGCCATCAAGCTTATTGCAAGTTTTCAAATAATCCTTATATGATTGCTTTTGGGATCTTGCAAATTTTTCTGTCCCAAATCCCGAATTTCCATAAGTTAACATTTATTTCAACCATTGCTGCTCTTTCCTCTTTTGGTTATGCATTTATTGGAAGTGGACTTTCTCTAGGAGTCCTGTTCTCAG GGAAAGGAGAAACAACCAGATTATTTGGAATTAAAGTAGGGCCAGAATTATCTGGAGAAGAAAAAGTTTGGAAGGTTTTCAGTGCTTTGGGAAACATTGCACTTGCTTGCTCTTTTGCTACTGTTGTCTATGATATAATG GACACCTTAAAGTCAGATCCACCAGAAAGTATACAGATGAAAAAGGCCAATGTGTTGGGGATCACTGCAATGACAATACTTTTTCTTCTATGTGGTAGCCTTGGCTATGCTGCTTTTGGTGATCAAACACCAGGGAACATCCTCACTGGCTTTGGATTTTACGAGCCTCATTGGTTGGTTGCATTGGGGAATGTATGCATTATAGCTCACATGGTGGGAGCATATCAG GTGCTTGCTCAACCATTATTTCGTATAGTTGAGATGGGTGCTAACTTGGCATGGCCACAATCTACCTTCTTAAACAAGGAATACCCAACAAAAATAGGCTTCAACCTCAACTTGTTCAAGTTAATATGGAGGACAATATATGTGATAATAGCCACAATCATTGCCATGGCAATGCCATTTTTCAATGAGTTTCTTGCTCTCCTTGGAGCAATTGGGTTTTGGCCACTCATTGTCTTCTTCCCTATTCAAATGCACATTTCACAAAAACAAATAAGAACCCTATCATCAAAGTGGTGTGTGCTCCAAATGTTGAGTTTAGTGTGCTTCCTTGTTTCAGTAGCTGCGGGAGTTAGTTCTGTTCGTGGAATTATGGAGAATATCAACAAATACAAACTCTTCATGTATAAACAGTAG
- the LOC130732201 gene encoding amino acid permease 8-like, which yields MEVESRTSAVASVLLDDDGRPKRTGTVWTACAHIITAVIGAGVLSLAWAMAQLGWILGVSCILIFAGVTLYTSNLLADCYRSPDPVTGKRNYTYMEAVKTHLGGKSYVFCGWVLYCNLAGFVIGFTITTSNSMVTILKNNCFHKNRIGASCRFSNNAYMIGLGVIEIILSQIPDFHNLAWLSILATIMSFGYATIGVGLSLATIIQGKGRSTSFWWSGNDHSSGERLWNMLVAIGDVALASAYTQIGIDIQDSLKSSPPENKVMKMANTIGIFTMTIIFLLSASTGYAAFGSGTPGNILMSSGFHNPFWLVDLANVAIIVHLVGAYQIVIQPVYRVIETLASQYWPNSSFVTRDHPMSICNMKFSINFFRLVWRTTFVVVVTVLAMAMPFFNDMIALLGAVGFWPLVYFPVEMYIVKQNIRKGTTRWFGLQMLSLVCLIVSLAAACGAIHGLGQAVGKYKPFMYKE from the exons atGGAAGTTGAATCCCGTACTAGTGCAGTTGCAAGTGTTCTTCTGGACGATGATGGGAGACCAAAAAGAACTG GGACTGTGTGGACTGCATGTGCACATATCATAACGGCAGTGATTGGGGCAGGGGTGTTGTCTCTAGCTTGGGCCATGGCACAATTGGGTTGGATCCTTGGCGTATCTTGCATCCTTATCTTTGCTGGTGTTACGCTCTACACTTCCAATCTTCTTGCTGATTGTTATCGTTCACCTGATCCTGTTACTGGCAAGAGAAACTACACTTACATGGAGGCAGTGAAAACTCACTTAG GTGGGAAAAGTTACGTGTTTTGTGGATGGGTCCTGTATTGCAACCTTGCTGGGTTTGTGATTGGCTTCACAATTACTACATCTAATAGTATGGT GACAATACTGAAAAACAATTGCTTCCATAAGAATCGGATTGGAGCTTCATGCCGTTTTTCTAATAATGCATACATGATTGGTCTTGGAGTCATTGAAATTATATTGTCTCAAATCCCTGATTTTCACAACCTGGCTTGGCTCTCTATCTTAGCAACTATCATGTCTTTTGGGTACGCCACCATTGGTGTTGGACTTTCTCTTGCAACCATTATCCAag GGAAGGGAAGGAGTACCTCTTTTTGGTGGAGCGGCAATGATCATAGTTCAGGAGAAAGATTGTGGAACATGCTAGTTGCAATTGGAGATGTTGCACTTGCCAGTGCCTATACTCAAATTGGTATAGATATACAG GATAGCTTAAAGTCATCACCTCCAGAAAATAAAGTGATGAAGATGGCAAATACGATAGGTATATTCACCATGACaatcatcttcctcttgtctGCTTCCACTGGATATGCTGCATTTGGTTCAGGCACTCCTGGCAACATTCTCATGAGCTCTGGGTTTCACAATCCTTTCTGGCTAGTGGACTTGGCCAATGTCGCAATTATAGTGCATCTTGTTGGAGCATATCAG ATAGTAATCCAACCTGTTTACCGTGTAATTGAGACCTTGGCTAGCCAATATTGGCCAAACTCAAGTTTTGTGACAAGGGATCACCCTATGAGCATTTGcaacatgaaattcagcatcaATTTCTTCAGGCTTGTTTGGAGGACCACATTTGTGGTAGTGGTGACTGTGCTGGCTATGGCAATGCCCTTTTTCAATGACATGATTGCCCTTCTTGGCGCTGTTGGGTTCTGGCCTTTGGTGTATTTTCCAGTGGAGATGTACATTGTGAAACAGAACATCAGAAAAGGAACAACAAGATGGTTTGGGCTTCAAATGTTGAGCCTTGTCTGCTTGATTGTGTCGTTGGCTGCAGCATGTGGAGCTATTCATGGTTTGGGTCAAGCAGTTGGAAAATACAAACCTTTTATGTATAAGGAATAG